Proteins encoded by one window of Cylindrospermum stagnale PCC 7417:
- a CDS encoding DUF3082 domain-containing protein → MSEPNITPQTDTSGQVPPTPLRCVTGAAFSGGLGYAMYTLMIAIATTFATKPIRSDNPMVVNIGSAVRTLVVGVVALGTGIFGLVAVGLLALAVQLLVQQLQKPKSSEN, encoded by the coding sequence ATGAGTGAACCGAATATCACCCCACAAACAGATACTTCCGGACAAGTACCACCAACTCCATTACGCTGTGTAACTGGGGCAGCATTTTCCGGAGGGCTAGGATATGCCATGTATACTCTAATGATTGCGATCGCCACGACTTTTGCCACCAAACCAATCCGTTCAGATAACCCAATGGTGGTGAATATTGGCTCGGCGGTGCGTACCCTAGTTGTAGGCGTAGTCGCCTTAGGAACTGGCATATTTGGTCTAGTGGCTGTTGGTTTGTTAGCCTTGGCGGTGCAATTGTTAGTGCAACAGTTACAAAAGCCTAAGAGTAGCGAAAATTAA
- a CDS encoding glycosyltransferase has product MRIAIIALGTQGDVQPYIALGKGLKEAGNLVRLVTHENFEVLVNSHGLEFWPIKGNVQDVIQSKEMREAIEKGNFLTVTLKMIKQGPQLAIDGAKQGLAACKGMDIVLAGMGGLYLGLSLAEKLGLPFVQAYVVPFTPTEAFPSVLLPQSLSRLGGFFNRLSHNLTRQFVWQPVRSGDTQARQQVLELPAAPFWGSYNADLLHQYPILYGFSPSVIPKPSDWDNNIHVTGYWFLDSVSDWTPPSALIEFLENGPPPVYIGFGSMSNQDPEETADLCLETLARTQQRGIMLSGWGGLHKANLPDTVFMADSIPHSWLFPRVGAIVHHGGAGTTAAGLRAGVPSIIIPFGVDQFFWGERVAELGVGPEPIPRKKLTIKRLTEAVHKAITDQTMRQRAANLGSKIQAEDGIARAVAILQDMEKRGASYR; this is encoded by the coding sequence ATGCGCATTGCTATTATCGCTTTAGGAACTCAAGGGGATGTTCAACCCTATATTGCTTTGGGAAAGGGCTTAAAAGAAGCCGGCAACCTTGTACGATTGGTGACCCATGAAAACTTTGAAGTTCTAGTCAATTCTCATGGGTTAGAGTTTTGGCCTATCAAAGGTAATGTACAGGATGTCATTCAAAGCAAAGAAATGCGTGAGGCTATAGAGAAAGGGAATTTTCTCACCGTTACATTGAAGATGATCAAACAAGGGCCACAACTAGCTATTGATGGGGCGAAGCAAGGTTTGGCAGCTTGTAAGGGAATGGATATAGTGCTTGCAGGGATGGGGGGACTGTATCTTGGTCTCTCCCTTGCAGAAAAGTTGGGGCTTCCATTTGTTCAGGCCTATGTAGTTCCCTTTACTCCTACAGAAGCCTTTCCCAGTGTTCTTCTTCCCCAATCCCTATCCAGACTTGGAGGTTTTTTTAATCGCTTGTCACATAATTTAACCCGACAGTTTGTATGGCAGCCAGTGCGGTCAGGCGATACGCAGGCGCGACAGCAAGTTCTTGAGTTGCCCGCAGCCCCGTTTTGGGGATCATACAATGCCGATCTCCTTCATCAGTATCCAATTCTCTATGGTTTCAGTCCGTCAGTGATTCCCAAACCATCTGATTGGGATAACAATATTCATGTCACTGGTTATTGGTTCTTGGATTCAGTATCTGATTGGACTCCGCCCTCAGCTTTGATCGAGTTCCTGGAGAACGGTCCACCCCCTGTGTATATTGGGTTTGGGAGTATGAGTAATCAAGATCCAGAAGAAACCGCCGATCTCTGTTTAGAAACTCTTGCACGAACTCAACAACGTGGCATAATGCTCTCTGGTTGGGGCGGTTTACATAAAGCGAATTTACCAGATACAGTTTTTATGGCGGACTCAATCCCCCATTCGTGGCTCTTCCCGCGTGTCGGGGCTATTGTACATCACGGTGGTGCTGGAACAACAGCCGCAGGTCTCAGGGCAGGTGTTCCTTCTATCATTATTCCTTTCGGTGTCGATCAGTTTTTTTGGGGAGAGCGTGTAGCGGAATTAGGGGTTGGGCCAGAACCTATTCCCCGTAAGAAACTAACGATTAAGCGACTTACGGAAGCGGTTCACAAGGCTATAACAGATCAAACTATGCGTCAGCGTGCGGCCAATCTAGGGTCGAAAATCCAAGCTGAGGATGGAATAGCCCGCGCAGTAGCGATCCTACAGGATATGGAAAAACGTGGAGCTAGCTACCGATGA
- the trpC gene encoding indole-3-glycerol phosphate synthase TrpC → MTYPVTIPNASLQPLFKEILWQKKQEVAQIQQEMSLASLQRQLTAAPTVRDFFTALQQSPNKPSLIAEVKKASPNQGIIRADFDPIAIAQAYDRGGATCISVVTDQKFFQGGFEHLRAIRHRVALPLLCKDFILDPCQIYLARAAGADAVLLIAAILTDREIQNFLRVIHYLGMNALIEVHSLAEMDRLFKMDDVRLISINNRNLGDFSIDISITQQLMAARRSQLKNLGILVTTESGLYTPTDLSLMAEAGINAVLMGEPLLQQQDLAQAVRSLLKPDSPEFLKNGIKAI, encoded by the coding sequence ATGACTTACCCAGTTACTATCCCTAATGCCAGTCTGCAACCCCTTTTTAAAGAGATTTTGTGGCAGAAAAAGCAAGAAGTTGCACAAATACAGCAAGAGATGTCTTTGGCTTCTTTGCAACGCCAGTTAACTGCTGCCCCGACTGTAAGAGATTTCTTCACCGCTTTGCAGCAGAGTCCTAATAAACCCAGCCTGATTGCAGAGGTCAAAAAAGCATCACCAAATCAAGGAATTATTAGGGCTGACTTTGACCCAATAGCGATCGCACAAGCTTATGATCGTGGTGGCGCGACTTGTATATCTGTAGTTACTGACCAGAAATTCTTTCAGGGTGGTTTTGAGCATCTGCGTGCTATTCGCCATCGGGTGGCATTACCCCTACTATGCAAAGATTTTATCCTTGATCCGTGCCAAATTTATTTAGCACGGGCTGCGGGGGCAGATGCGGTGTTGCTAATCGCCGCTATTCTCACAGACCGGGAGATCCAGAACTTTTTGCGTGTGATTCACTATTTGGGGATGAATGCGCTGATAGAAGTTCATAGCTTGGCTGAAATGGATCGGTTGTTCAAAATGGATGATGTACGCTTAATATCAATTAATAATCGCAATCTTGGAGACTTTAGCATTGATATTAGCATCACTCAGCAATTGATGGCAGCTAGGCGATCGCAACTAAAAAACTTGGGTATTCTCGTCACCACTGAATCAGGGCTGTATACACCTACTGATTTATCGCTAATGGCAGAAGCTGGTATTAATGCAGTGCTGATGGGAGAACCTTTACTGCAACAACAGGATTTAGCACAGGCTGTGCGTAGTTTGCTAAAACCTGATTCCCCAGAGTTTTTAAAGAACGGAATCAAGGCAATTTAG
- a CDS encoding sigma-70 family RNA polymerase sigma factor codes for MHPRQTIIEIFSTFVQFAGDRFSNWATESRLRRSIQSCMNRTPQETSEYFWVLYWYKFWQVAETQCLAQEHLTAYLQETCYWVSQKTVISFASTQYQLSDCFQMAIAKVEKILKNFNPNQGFSLKSYASAIFGGVIRETLRQRHEVDICTDWGLLRKITKKRLVESLQTVGLSPGEINAYVLAWNCFKTLYIPTSTGTSRQLSRPDHQIWEAIAKAHNTQSSQQVNPQILEKWLLNAAKAVRKYLYPTQASLNTHIGADDSLEWMDNLPGTEESLVNEIIAQEEAQTRTSQQTEINQILMAAIAQLEPQLQQILQLYYSQELTQDKIAKQLQMQQYTVSRRLKKAQETLLRSLANWSRDTLHISVTSDLLKSISTVMEEWLKSYYSLSPR; via the coding sequence ATGCACCCCCGGCAAACTATCATTGAAATCTTTTCAACTTTTGTACAATTTGCTGGAGATCGCTTCAGTAATTGGGCGACGGAATCTAGATTGCGTCGTAGTATCCAAAGTTGTATGAACCGCACCCCACAAGAAACTTCTGAATACTTTTGGGTGTTATATTGGTATAAGTTTTGGCAGGTGGCAGAAACTCAGTGCCTGGCTCAGGAACATCTGACTGCTTACTTACAAGAAACCTGCTATTGGGTATCACAAAAAACTGTTATTAGTTTCGCTAGTACTCAATACCAATTATCAGACTGTTTTCAGATGGCGATCGCTAAAGTTGAAAAAATCCTCAAAAACTTTAACCCCAATCAAGGGTTTAGCCTGAAAAGCTACGCTAGCGCCATCTTTGGTGGTGTGATTCGCGAAACTTTGCGACAACGCCACGAAGTTGATATCTGTACAGATTGGGGACTGTTGCGAAAGATCACAAAAAAGCGGTTGGTAGAGTCTTTGCAAACTGTGGGTTTATCTCCAGGGGAAATTAATGCTTACGTCCTTGCTTGGAACTGCTTTAAAACCCTTTATATCCCAACGTCAACTGGTACTTCTCGCCAACTTTCGCGCCCAGATCATCAGATTTGGGAGGCGATCGCTAAAGCTCATAACACACAAAGCAGTCAGCAAGTCAACCCCCAAATTTTAGAAAAGTGGCTGCTAAATGCTGCCAAAGCTGTACGCAAGTATCTTTATCCCACCCAAGCTTCTCTCAATACCCACATTGGCGCGGATGATTCCTTAGAGTGGATGGATAATCTACCGGGAACAGAGGAATCCCTAGTTAATGAAATCATTGCCCAAGAAGAAGCACAAACTAGAACTTCTCAGCAAACTGAGATTAACCAAATTTTAATGGCGGCGATCGCCCAACTAGAGCCGCAATTACAGCAAATTTTGCAACTATACTACTCTCAGGAGCTAACTCAAGACAAAATCGCCAAACAACTACAGATGCAGCAGTATACTGTCTCCCGGCGCTTGAAAAAGGCTCAAGAAACATTACTCCGGTCTTTGGCCAACTGGAGTCGAGACACGCTGCATATTTCCGTCACCTCAGACCTACTCAAAAGCATTAGTACAGTGATGGAGGAATGGCTGAAAAGTTACTATAGTCTATCTCCTCGCTAG
- a CDS encoding tyrosine-type recombinase/integrase, protein MCQSSRRGPLANDTIAGIVERAGELAGLPLRVYAHMLRHGTGHPKANRSIDTRTIHSYLGHKNIQHTVRYTELASTKFQGLWDD, encoded by the coding sequence ATTTGCCAGTCTTCTCGACGTGGCCCGTTGGCAAATGATACGATAGCTGGCATTGTTGAGCGGGCTGGTGAATTAGCCGGTTTGCCTTTAAGAGTTTATGCTCACATGCTGCGGCATGGAACAGGTCATCCCAAGGCGAATCGAAGTATTGATACCCGAACAATTCATAGTTACTTGGGGCATAAAAATATTCAGCACACAGTTCGTTACACCGAACTTGCATCTACCAAATTTCAGGGGCTTTGGGATGATTAA
- a CDS encoding DUF1822 family protein, whose amino-acid sequence MTLFTFANPTDLILEIPTISQNQAFSQPHSRYQAYINQLCLGAVLPWLQEELAPQVQVWPSTTALASFWELVNGTALILDATRLILVPSEDIDLSELRVPQEWVDIPSWAGDYYLAVQVEPDEGYVRVWGYCTHAQLKTQGSYDPSDRTYSLDASDMINDINVLTVSLQLCPDAATRSTIEQLPPLLQPQAENLITRLGNPEIITPRLEIPWALWFGLVAHGGWRQSLYQRRLGLPEQWSVMQWLQSGVSLVAETVGWGRLNLQQTAAGARSVSEVQIQHPLFRQIEIAGQLYEMLITPQAEPEAGVWRFELRHVTVGAAIPGGFKLRLLTEDLQPFPNNEAIATTAVEALFIEVALEPGEGIVWEIEPLPENYDREILKF is encoded by the coding sequence ATGACCTTATTTACTTTTGCTAACCCTACTGATCTAATTTTAGAAATCCCCACCATCAGCCAAAATCAAGCTTTTTCTCAGCCACATTCTCGCTATCAAGCTTATATTAATCAACTTTGCCTGGGTGCGGTTTTGCCGTGGTTGCAAGAGGAGTTAGCGCCGCAAGTACAGGTCTGGCCAAGTACTACTGCTTTAGCCAGTTTTTGGGAACTGGTAAATGGAACGGCTCTGATATTGGATGCAACTCGATTGATCTTGGTTCCTAGTGAGGACATTGACTTGAGCGAATTGCGCGTACCCCAAGAATGGGTAGATATTCCCAGTTGGGCGGGTGATTATTATTTAGCGGTGCAAGTAGAACCTGATGAGGGCTATGTCAGGGTTTGGGGTTACTGCACCCATGCACAACTAAAGACACAAGGTAGTTATGATCCTAGCGATCGCACTTATTCCCTAGATGCTAGTGACATGATCAACGACATTAATGTGTTAACCGTGTCCTTACAACTTTGCCCAGACGCCGCCACACGTAGCACTATTGAACAATTACCACCCCTACTACAACCACAAGCAGAAAACCTAATTACCCGTCTGGGAAATCCAGAAATCATCACACCTCGTCTAGAGATCCCTTGGGCATTATGGTTCGGTTTAGTCGCACATGGCGGTTGGCGACAAAGCTTATATCAACGACGCTTAGGACTCCCAGAACAATGGTCAGTGATGCAATGGTTGCAAAGCGGTGTTTCTCTAGTTGCAGAAACTGTCGGTTGGGGACGTTTAAATTTGCAACAAACCGCTGCTGGGGCGCGGAGTGTATCCGAAGTGCAAATACAACATCCCCTGTTTCGCCAAATTGAGATCGCAGGTCAATTGTACGAAATGCTGATTACACCACAAGCAGAACCAGAAGCGGGAGTTTGGCGCTTTGAATTGCGTCACGTCACCGTAGGTGCAGCGATTCCTGGTGGTTTTAAACTCAGACTACTCACCGAAGATTTACAACCCTTCCCTAACAACGAAGCTATAGCCACCACAGCCGTAGAAGCACTTTTTATCGAAGTTGCTTTAGAACCTGGGGAAGGCATAGTCTGGGAAATAGAACCCCTACCCGAAAATTATGACCGCGAAATCCTCAAATTTTAA
- a CDS encoding sensor histidine kinase has translation MNSGDYTLVQSNSQLAQQPDVELTFADFLINQAVDSAFCLEENARFIYVNDATCQMTKYSREELLSMTLADIDIDFSLQDWSEKWRVLVTSKTRNSLTFKSRCRTKGGRIFLVEIAITYVKDQGREFSCAFARDKSDSELRANFVSTVCHQFRTPLNIVSFSNSLLKRHIDEWTEDKIKPLLDHIQTAVEQLSQMLDDILFLAKAEAIKLNFEPKPLDLVQFCDDLLAQMRMSTSHNFIKFVNLGNCLIASIDKKLLEPILNNLLDNAIKYSPLGSVIELKLACEDGKIIFQVKDTGIGIPPVDQQRLFEPFYRGSNIAHIPGTGLGLSIVKNLVDLHGGQIMVVSEVGVGTTFTVMLPSVKLPFTGSET, from the coding sequence ATGAATTCTGGCGACTATACGTTAGTTCAATCCAACTCTCAATTGGCACAGCAGCCAGACGTAGAGTTGACATTTGCTGATTTTCTGATCAATCAAGCTGTAGATTCTGCCTTCTGCTTAGAAGAAAATGCGCGGTTTATTTATGTCAATGATGCTACTTGTCAGATGACAAAATACTCCCGTGAAGAATTACTTTCTATGACCTTGGCTGACATAGATATAGACTTTTCGCTACAGGATTGGTCAGAGAAATGGAGAGTTCTAGTAACCAGTAAAACACGAAATTCTCTCACCTTTAAATCTCGCTGTCGAACAAAGGGAGGGCGAATATTTTTGGTGGAAATAGCCATTACCTATGTAAAAGACCAAGGTAGAGAGTTTAGCTGTGCTTTTGCGCGAGACAAAAGTGATAGTGAACTCAGAGCCAATTTTGTTTCTACGGTCTGCCATCAATTCCGCACGCCGCTAAATATTGTTTCCTTTTCTAATAGCTTACTTAAACGGCATATCGATGAATGGACTGAGGATAAAATAAAACCATTACTAGACCACATTCAAACTGCTGTTGAACAACTCAGTCAGATGTTAGATGATATTCTATTTTTGGCGAAGGCAGAAGCAATAAAACTCAACTTTGAGCCAAAACCGCTCGATTTGGTGCAGTTCTGTGATGATTTATTGGCACAAATGCGGATGAGCACTAGCCATAACTTTATCAAATTTGTCAATCTAGGTAACTGTTTAATAGCCTCGATCGATAAAAAACTGCTGGAGCCGATTTTGAATAACTTACTCGACAATGCAATTAAGTATTCTCCCCTAGGCAGTGTGATTGAGTTAAAACTTGCTTGTGAGGATGGGAAAATAATTTTCCAGGTGAAAGATACGGGTATTGGCATTCCCCCAGTAGATCAACAAAGACTATTTGAGCCATTTTATCGGGGCAGCAATATTGCTCATATCCCCGGTACTGGACTAGGACTATCAATTGTCAAAAATCTTGTCGACTTACATGGTGGTCAAATTATGGTGGTCAGTGAAGTTGGTGTCGGCACTACGTTTACTGTAATGCTGCCATCAGTCAAATTACCTTTTACTGGTTCTGAGACTTGA
- a CDS encoding response regulator transcription factor has translation MMHESSKKILVIEDDAVTRNLFLDGLEAEGFDTISAENGLVGIQQAQVHLPDLVICDILMPDLDGYSVLNILRQDPLTAIIPFIFLTGSYDKAAIRKGMELGADDYLTKPATVDELLRAIAIRLEKQSLIRYLYATNSHPASESLPSSVTPELIFPSVAHLKEVFDFIEAHFHQGITLSDVAEAVGYSSAYLTTQVAKLTGNTVNNWIVKRRMAAARPLLKDTNKTIEQIATKLGYQNACHFSRQFRQHHGLSPKIWRKQQQLLQAANSPRLQLLKSRPPIVNPVPLSQG, from the coding sequence ATGATGCACGAATCGTCGAAAAAAATTCTCGTAATTGAAGATGATGCTGTTACCCGCAATCTCTTCTTAGACGGTCTTGAGGCTGAAGGTTTTGACACAATAAGCGCCGAAAATGGTCTGGTTGGTATACAGCAAGCACAGGTGCACTTACCTGATTTGGTGATTTGCGATATTCTGATGCCGGATTTGGATGGTTACAGCGTTCTGAATATACTGCGCCAAGATCCTCTAACAGCAATTATTCCTTTTATTTTCCTCACTGGCAGCTATGATAAGGCAGCTATTCGCAAAGGTATGGAGTTGGGAGCAGATGACTATCTTACCAAACCCGCTACTGTAGATGAGTTGCTCAGAGCGATCGCTATCCGATTAGAAAAGCAATCTCTGATCAGGTACTTGTACGCGACTAATTCTCATCCAGCCTCGGAATCACTACCCTCATCGGTAACACCGGAGTTAATCTTTCCATCAGTTGCTCACCTCAAAGAAGTTTTCGACTTCATTGAAGCTCATTTTCACCAAGGAATAACTTTGTCTGATGTGGCTGAGGCTGTGGGTTATTCATCGGCTTACTTGACTACCCAAGTAGCCAAGCTAACGGGAAATACGGTGAATAACTGGATTGTTAAGCGCCGGATGGCAGCAGCACGCCCCTTACTCAAAGATACTAACAAGACCATTGAGCAAATTGCGACAAAACTAGGTTATCAAAATGCCTGTCATTTCTCCCGCCAGTTTCGTCAACACCACGGGCTATCTCCAAAAATTTGGCGAAAGCAACAACAATTGCTTCAGGCTGCCAATAGTCCCAGGCTGCAATTGCTCAAAAGTCGCCCTCCAATAGTCAACCCTGTACCTTTAAGCCAAGGTTAA
- the ispE gene encoding 4-(cytidine 5'-diphospho)-2-C-methyl-D-erythritol kinase, whose translation MRSYSLIAPAKINLYLEIIGDRPDGYHELAMILQSIDLADQIEVRSLSTDNIRVHCHHPQVPTDKSNLAYRAAELMATQFPDAFSNYGGVEITIKKQIPVAAGLAGGSTNAAAVLVGIDLLWHLGLTQSELEELGATLGSDVPFCIAGGTAIATGRGEQLAPLPNLAPIHLVLAKYRSLEVSTPWAYKTYRQQFGSTYIRDSDNLAARASAVHSGAIVKAILNQDAAEISQKLHNDLERVVLPAYPQVLQLRELFATQPGVLGTMMSGSGPTVFAIAQSLQLAEAIKLNVRQAIPDEDLELFVTRTTTHGIQIVPI comes from the coding sequence ATGCGTTCTTACAGTTTAATTGCCCCTGCCAAAATCAACTTGTATCTAGAAATCATTGGCGATCGCCCCGATGGCTATCATGAGTTAGCCATGATACTCCAAAGCATCGACCTTGCAGACCAAATTGAAGTGCGTTCCCTTAGCACTGATAATATCCGTGTTCACTGCCACCACCCCCAAGTACCGACAGATAAAAGTAATCTGGCATACCGAGCAGCCGAACTGATGGCGACGCAATTTCCTGACGCCTTTAGCAATTATGGCGGTGTAGAAATTACGATCAAAAAGCAAATTCCGGTTGCTGCTGGGTTGGCTGGAGGTTCGACGAATGCCGCAGCAGTATTGGTGGGGATAGATTTACTCTGGCATCTGGGGTTAACTCAGTCAGAATTAGAGGAACTGGGTGCTACTCTCGGTTCAGATGTGCCCTTTTGTATTGCTGGGGGAACAGCGATCGCTACAGGTAGAGGTGAACAACTTGCTCCCCTGCCAAATTTAGCGCCCATACATCTAGTATTGGCGAAATACCGCAGCTTGGAAGTTTCCACACCATGGGCGTACAAAACCTATCGGCAGCAGTTTGGTAGTACTTATATTAGAGATAGCGACAATTTGGCAGCCCGTGCCAGTGCAGTCCATTCAGGCGCGATTGTCAAAGCAATCCTCAATCAAGATGCGGCAGAAATCTCCCAAAAACTACACAATGATTTAGAGCGGGTGGTGTTGCCAGCTTATCCCCAAGTCTTGCAACTACGGGAATTATTTGCCACTCAACCAGGGGTTTTGGGAACAATGATGTCTGGTTCTGGTCCGACAGTATTTGCGATCGCCCAATCTCTACAACTTGCAGAAGCAATTAAGCTAAACGTGCGACAGGCAATTCCTGACGAGGATTTAGAATTGTTTGTGACGCGGACGACTACACATGGAATTCAAATAGTACCAATCTAA
- a CDS encoding HetP family heterocyst commitment protein has protein sequence MNQNITGYNPQIGKKINTEQIEQIVKAIIAGKYSWACVLILRFGGYNPMDYIPYRTYIRVIKSNCLVDSSKLNKTDTKNIEMFDIESNWIRF, from the coding sequence ATGAATCAAAACATTACTGGTTATAATCCACAAATCGGTAAAAAAATTAATACTGAACAAATAGAACAGATTGTCAAAGCAATTATCGCTGGTAAGTACTCCTGGGCATGTGTTTTAATCCTTCGTTTTGGTGGTTATAACCCTATGGACTATATACCATATCGCACCTACATCCGAGTTATCAAAAGTAACTGCCTAGTTGATAGTTCAAAGTTAAATAAAACTGATACCAAAAATATCGAAATGTTTGACATCGAATCAAACTGGATTCGTTTCTAA
- the rsmA gene encoding 16S rRNA (adenine(1518)-N(6)/adenine(1519)-N(6))-dimethyltransferase RsmA, whose amino-acid sequence MVQPRKQFAQHWLKSEKALDAIIKAAECTKDDGVLEIGPGTGILTRRLLPAVKSLVAVEIDYDLCKLLAKQLGKTENFLLLQGDFLTLDLASHLAAFPNFQKQNKVVANIPYNITGPIIEKLLGTIANPNPEPYDSIVLLVQKEVAERLYANPGSRSFGALSVRVQYLAKCEFICTVPASAFQPPPKVDSAVVRLRPQTIEIPAHDPKKFENLVKLGFGAKRKMLRNNLQGVVDRDRLTQLLEQLEINPQVRAEDLSVNQWVTLANLLTTE is encoded by the coding sequence ATGGTTCAACCGCGTAAGCAATTTGCTCAACATTGGCTTAAAAGTGAAAAGGCACTTGATGCAATTATTAAGGCAGCAGAGTGTACAAAAGATGATGGTGTTTTGGAAATTGGCCCTGGTACTGGCATTCTGACTCGTCGTTTACTACCAGCGGTGAAATCGCTGGTAGCTGTGGAAATTGACTATGATTTGTGCAAACTATTAGCCAAGCAACTAGGTAAGACAGAAAATTTTTTACTGCTGCAAGGGGACTTTCTCACCCTAGATTTAGCTTCCCACTTAGCAGCGTTCCCCAATTTCCAAAAGCAAAATAAAGTTGTTGCGAATATTCCTTACAATATCACTGGGCCAATTATCGAGAAACTGCTGGGTACGATCGCTAATCCTAACCCAGAACCTTATGACTCTATCGTGCTGCTGGTGCAAAAAGAAGTAGCCGAAAGGTTGTATGCTAACCCAGGGTCAAGAAGCTTTGGGGCGCTGTCGGTGCGGGTGCAATATTTGGCAAAATGCGAGTTCATTTGCACAGTCCCAGCCTCTGCATTCCAGCCACCGCCAAAAGTTGATTCCGCAGTTGTGCGCTTGCGTCCCCAAACAATCGAAATTCCCGCCCATGACCCTAAAAAATTCGAGAATTTAGTTAAATTGGGGTTTGGGGCTAAACGGAAAATGTTAAGAAATAATCTGCAAGGAGTTGTGGATCGCGATCGCCTGACTCAATTACTGGAACAATTAGAAATCAATCCCCAGGTACGCGCTGAAGACCTCAGCGTTAACCAATGGGTAACCCTTGCTAATTTACTCACCACTGAGTAA